A window from Cyanobacteria bacterium FACHB-DQ100 encodes these proteins:
- a CDS encoding DUF11 domain-containing protein: protein MELAGPQSISGTGNTSGYVPCYYTAPRTGVYDVVFFGPNTTQGNPDGSINNFSTDNNSQGNSVAAWDVTVRSNDINSTQDFPGRLFTYYLTLFTGGNRRFLNFSIYPVTNDGYQYRITLRGLDPDGFVVYGNQVGFFDSDGKTPLYRDVIGGDENLADLESGVSLARPQFATFLNLPNQAALSAVTRYDINGNQLLGSIPLIPVRPSVSDLKFLGKFNQNTSVVNQGGTFTFNSSIAGNYQLVISRDGIDFDPTNPNNRALRGVMFNLGIQSVDWNGQDNSGVAFPVGTYPARIRVHAGEYHFPLLDAENNVNGGPTIELLNETNPLGRYQAFYDDRGYRTLAGTTVGTVGQVLCAATGTTRPSPPASNAITGFDSRGSERSFGVSTNTPQPNQRCGGSFGNTKGLDIWTYFPSNTETAPVRIIDNPSANLRLVKRITALNNIAYTDVIDDPADSSDDSSRNWTMNYIVGRTGKGITAADSVPVKPGDSLEYTIYFLSDGSSAAQNVTICDLIPPNTTFIPNTFNTSTPKDSPTSAGNFGMQLTIDSATVYLSNADDVPDRGQFFAPGTAAPCGANGASVIVPNGAIMLKLNNLPHATTKGTPNSFGFIRFRARVN from the coding sequence ATGGAGTTAGCAGGTCCTCAATCGATTTCTGGAACAGGGAACACTAGCGGCTATGTTCCTTGTTATTACACCGCTCCAAGAACCGGGGTTTATGATGTTGTTTTTTTTGGTCCAAATACAACCCAGGGCAACCCGGATGGATCAATCAACAACTTCAGTACCGACAATAATAGTCAAGGAAACAGTGTTGCGGCTTGGGATGTTACGGTGAGAAGCAATGACATCAATTCCACGCAGGATTTCCCTGGACGATTATTTACTTACTACTTGACACTATTTACCGGAGGAAACCGACGCTTCCTCAATTTCTCAATTTATCCCGTTACCAATGATGGCTATCAATACAGGATTACCTTACGGGGACTTGATCCAGATGGATTTGTCGTTTACGGTAACCAGGTTGGTTTCTTTGACAGCGATGGTAAGACACCGCTCTATCGTGATGTCATTGGAGGAGATGAAAACTTAGCTGACCTAGAGAGTGGGGTTAGTCTTGCTCGTCCTCAGTTTGCGACATTTCTTAATCTGCCGAATCAAGCCGCTTTATCAGCAGTGACTCGTTACGATATTAATGGAAACCAACTTCTAGGTAGCATTCCGTTAATTCCTGTCCGACCTAGTGTCAGTGATCTGAAATTTCTCGGCAAATTCAATCAAAATACGAGCGTTGTCAATCAGGGCGGAACCTTCACCTTTAACAGTTCGATCGCAGGCAACTATCAATTAGTGATTAGCCGTGATGGAATTGATTTTGATCCGACGAATCCCAATAATCGGGCGCTACGTGGAGTTATGTTTAATTTGGGGATACAATCTGTAGACTGGAATGGGCAAGATAATAGCGGCGTTGCTTTTCCAGTCGGAACTTATCCTGCTCGAATTCGAGTCCATGCAGGTGAGTATCATTTTCCGCTATTAGATGCTGAAAACAATGTCAATGGTGGTCCTACAATCGAGTTGCTGAACGAGACGAATCCGCTTGGAAGATACCAAGCTTTCTACGACGATCGCGGCTATCGAACACTCGCAGGCACAACCGTTGGCACCGTGGGTCAAGTTCTTTGCGCTGCTACGGGAACAACAAGACCTTCTCCCCCCGCCAGCAACGCGATCACCGGGTTTGATAGTCGAGGAAGCGAGCGCAGCTTTGGTGTCTCAACAAACACACCTCAGCCCAATCAGAGATGTGGAGGTTCGTTTGGAAACACCAAGGGCTTAGATATCTGGACTTATTTTCCCAGTAACACAGAAACCGCGCCTGTCAGAATCATCGACAATCCCTCTGCAAATTTACGATTGGTGAAACGTATTACTGCGCTGAATAACATTGCTTACACGGATGTGATTGATGATCCAGCAGACTCAAGCGATGATAGTTCTCGCAACTGGACAATGAACTATATTGTAGGTCGCACTGGGAAAGGCATTACTGCGGCAGATTCCGTTCCGGTTAAACCCGGTGATAGCTTAGAGTACACGATTTACTTTCTCTCAGATGGAAGTAGTGCTGCTCAGAATGTGACGATCTGCGACTTGATTCCACCGAACACAACGTTTATTCCGAATACCTTTAATACCAGCACACCGAAGGATAGCCCCACATCTGCAGGCAACTTTGGGATGCAACTAACGATCGACAGCGCCACGGTCTATCTCAGTAATGCCGATGATGTACCCGATCGAGGGCAGTTCTTTGCACCGGGAACTGCTGCTCCTTGTGGTGCAAACGGAGCATCGGTGATTGTTCCAAATGGGGCAATCATGCTGAAATTAAACAATCTTCCCCATGCCACCACAAAGGGCACTCCGAATTCGTTTGGCTTTATTCGGTTTCGAGCGAGAGTGAATTAA
- a CDS encoding DUF2171 domain-containing protein → MDISKIRADLAIYAEGPGGLDGASDVHIGTVDQVEGGKYIKMKKLDSPDRQHHWFPVTWVRAVDESAVFLNKRIDEVLKELMNEAPAEV, encoded by the coding sequence GTGGACATTTCTAAAATTAGAGCAGATTTAGCAATTTATGCTGAAGGCCCTGGCGGTTTGGATGGCGCATCAGATGTGCACATCGGAACTGTAGATCAAGTTGAGGGCGGAAAGTATATCAAAATGAAAAAGCTTGATTCTCCCGATCGACAGCATCATTGGTTTCCTGTCACTTGGGTTCGGGCAGTCGATGAAAGTGCTGTGTTTTTGAACAAACGGATCGATGAAGTGCTTAAAGAGTTGATGAATGAGGCTCCGGCGGAAGTCTAG
- a CDS encoding ABC transporter ATP-binding protein/permease, producing MDRLNLSGFRQFWTIAKPYWQGNEKWQARGLLLSVVLFLLAYTGLSVILNNKRGVLISALSARDESRFWQTVFVFIAVLVIYAPLLAGYRYLRDRLSLQWRRWLTTRFVDSYFNDRAYYELTAKPEIDNPDQRIAEDVRSFTQESLAFLLVLVESVLSVIAFSGVLWGISKPLVIFLVLYALAGTLVTTVVFGKPLVRLNFEQLKKEADFRFSLVRIRENAEAIAFYRGEEQESNQVKARFLEVFENVKRLLIWELNLNVLTNAYEFIPFILPALVVAPAIFAGEMEVGKVTEAQGAFVRVFFSLNVVVARFQALTTFGAGINRLSSFAEFLEQKDAVDEQAIIQTTEDDRITIEHLTLQTPNRQRTLVENLSIELPKQQGLLVMGASGCGKSSLLRAIAGLWNAGTGTIVRPNLNQVLFLPQRPYMVLGTLRDQLLYPNSDLEIEDAQLQQILEQVNLADLADRFGGFGAKQEWSDVLSLGEQQRLTFARLLLNKPDYAILDEATSALDQANEERLYEHLERVGTTFLSVGHRSTLAKYHQAILEFSQDKTWKLKHPQEVSN from the coding sequence ATGGATCGATTGAACTTGAGCGGTTTTCGACAATTCTGGACGATCGCGAAACCCTACTGGCAAGGGAACGAAAAGTGGCAGGCAAGAGGCTTGTTGCTGAGTGTGGTGCTATTTTTGCTGGCGTACACGGGTTTGAGCGTGATTCTGAACAACAAGCGAGGCGTGTTAATTTCCGCGCTTTCTGCCCGTGATGAATCGCGATTCTGGCAAACCGTGTTTGTGTTTATTGCTGTTCTGGTAATTTATGCGCCATTGCTTGCAGGCTATCGCTATCTACGCGATCGTCTCAGCTTACAGTGGCGACGTTGGCTAACGACGCGCTTTGTGGATAGTTACTTTAACGATCGGGCTTATTATGAACTGACCGCAAAACCTGAAATTGATAACCCCGATCAGCGAATCGCTGAAGATGTTCGGAGCTTTACGCAAGAGTCGCTTGCCTTTTTGTTGGTTCTAGTTGAATCGGTTCTCTCGGTGATTGCCTTTAGCGGGGTGCTTTGGGGCATTTCTAAACCGCTAGTGATTTTTCTAGTGTTGTATGCGCTGGCAGGAACGCTTGTAACCACCGTTGTCTTTGGTAAGCCTTTGGTGCGGCTGAATTTTGAGCAACTGAAAAAAGAAGCAGATTTTCGATTTAGCTTGGTGCGGATTCGCGAGAATGCTGAAGCGATCGCGTTCTATCGGGGCGAAGAACAAGAATCGAACCAGGTCAAAGCGCGGTTTCTTGAAGTATTTGAAAATGTGAAACGGCTGCTGATTTGGGAACTCAATCTGAATGTGTTGACGAATGCGTATGAGTTTATTCCGTTTATTCTGCCTGCTTTAGTCGTTGCTCCTGCAATCTTTGCGGGAGAGATGGAAGTGGGTAAAGTGACTGAAGCTCAAGGCGCGTTTGTTCGAGTGTTCTTCTCGCTCAATGTTGTTGTTGCAAGATTCCAAGCGTTAACAACCTTTGGGGCTGGAATTAATCGTCTATCCAGCTTTGCAGAATTTTTAGAACAAAAAGATGCTGTAGATGAACAAGCAATCATTCAAACCACCGAAGACGATCGCATCACGATCGAACACCTAACCCTTCAAACTCCAAACCGACAACGGACATTAGTTGAAAACTTATCAATCGAGCTTCCCAAACAGCAAGGGCTTTTAGTCATGGGTGCAAGTGGCTGCGGTAAAAGTTCTTTATTAAGAGCGATCGCAGGCTTATGGAACGCTGGGACTGGAACGATCGTGCGTCCCAATTTAAATCAGGTTCTATTTTTACCGCAACGTCCTTACATGGTGTTGGGAACCTTGCGCGATCAGTTGCTTTATCCAAACTCCGACCTTGAAATCGAAGATGCTCAGCTACAACAGATATTAGAGCAAGTTAATTTAGCGGATTTAGCCGATCGCTTCGGGGGCTTTGGAGCAAAACAAGAGTGGTCAGATGTCTTATCGCTGGGAGAACAACAGCGCCTTACCTTTGCTCGATTGCTGTTGAATAAGCCAGATTATGCCATTCTCGATGAAGCCACCAGCGCTTTAGATCAAGCAAACGAGGAGCGATTATACGAGCATTTAGAGCGAGTTGGGACAACTTTCCTCAGTGTGGGACATCGATCGACATTAGCAAAATATCATCAAGCCATTCTGGAATTCTCGCAGGACAAAACCTGGAAATTAAAACATCCGCAAGAAGTTAGCAATTGA
- the malQ gene encoding 4-alpha-glucanotransferase, translated as MMFQRSSGILLHPTSLPSDFGIGDLGRSAYEFVDFLAKSGQTLWQILPLAPTGYEHSPYTMNFSVFAGNPLMISLEQLAEEGLLKPEEVIPIEGGRERVEFDRVIPYKTKLLKLAFDRFKPQPDFKDFCQQQSQWLDDFALFMALLEANPGKDWHHWDRGLAKRDPDALKSATEALQPAIQFHQFLQFKFFEQWMKLRHYANAKNIQIIGDISIYVCHNSADVWAHPEIFKLDRDTFEPTFIAGVPPDYFSATGQLWGNPVYDWDQLQKSKYEWWIQRFQTTLQYVDIVRVDHFRGFQAYWQVPAGEETAINGEWIEAPGAEFFETLGARLGELPILAEDLGIITPEVEELRDRFNFPGMKILQFAFSDDANNTHLPHHYVQNSIVYPGTHDNDTAIGWWNTATPHEKEFFAQYIGYTPDETNIHWALVRMAFASVSVWAIPALQDILGLDGRSRMNDPSQYAGNWRWRYPSSELLTDELAEKLRSMTACYSRLKS; from the coding sequence GTGATGTTTCAGCGATCGAGCGGAATTCTTCTGCATCCGACGAGTTTACCGAGTGACTTTGGCATTGGGGATTTAGGGCGATCTGCATATGAGTTTGTAGATTTTCTCGCCAAAAGTGGTCAAACGCTGTGGCAAATTTTGCCGCTGGCTCCGACCGGCTACGAACATTCACCCTACACCATGAATTTCAGCGTGTTTGCGGGTAATCCATTGATGATTAGCTTGGAACAGCTTGCCGAAGAAGGATTACTGAAGCCCGAAGAAGTGATCCCGATTGAAGGGGGACGGGAGCGAGTTGAGTTCGATCGCGTGATTCCTTACAAGACCAAACTGCTGAAGTTAGCGTTCGATCGCTTCAAGCCACAGCCTGATTTCAAGGACTTTTGCCAGCAGCAATCCCAGTGGCTAGATGATTTTGCATTGTTTATGGCATTACTTGAAGCCAACCCTGGAAAAGATTGGCATCACTGGGATCGAGGACTAGCAAAACGCGATCCTGATGCTCTTAAATCGGCAACTGAAGCCTTGCAGCCAGCCATCCAGTTTCATCAATTTCTACAATTCAAGTTCTTTGAACAGTGGATGAAGTTGCGGCACTATGCCAATGCTAAGAACATTCAGATTATTGGTGATATTTCGATCTATGTTTGCCATAACAGCGCCGACGTCTGGGCGCATCCAGAGATTTTCAAGCTCGATCGAGACACGTTTGAGCCGACCTTTATTGCAGGTGTTCCACCAGATTATTTCAGCGCCACTGGGCAGCTTTGGGGAAATCCCGTTTATGACTGGGATCAACTCCAGAAAAGCAAATATGAGTGGTGGATTCAGCGCTTTCAAACCACTTTGCAGTATGTTGATATTGTTCGAGTTGACCATTTCCGAGGCTTCCAAGCGTATTGGCAAGTTCCCGCCGGTGAAGAAACGGCGATCAATGGAGAATGGATCGAAGCACCGGGAGCCGAGTTTTTTGAAACCTTGGGAGCGCGTTTAGGCGAATTGCCAATTCTGGCGGAAGACCTTGGGATTATTACCCCCGAAGTTGAGGAGCTACGCGATCGCTTCAATTTCCCCGGCATGAAGATTCTACAGTTCGCTTTTAGTGATGATGCAAACAACACACATCTACCGCATCACTATGTTCAAAACAGCATCGTTTATCCTGGGACACACGATAACGATACTGCGATCGGCTGGTGGAACACAGCAACACCGCACGAAAAAGAATTCTTCGCGCAGTACATTGGCTATACTCCGGATGAGACAAACATTCATTGGGCATTAGTCCGGATGGCGTTTGCGTCTGTGTCGGTTTGGGCAATTCCAGCGCTGCAAGACATTCTAGGACTGGATGGACGATCGCGCATGAATGATCCGAGCCAATATGCAGGCAATTGGCGCTGGCGATATCCAAGCTCTGAACTGCTCACCGATGAACTGGCGGAAAAGCTGCGATCGATGACCGCTTGCTACAGTCGGCTGAAGTCATAA
- a CDS encoding M48 family metalloprotease produces MVSVLIRLILGLVFAVGSLFSYFGATNVNPVTGENQRVQLSPRQEIALGLQSRQQMAARHGGLFPEQSLQDYIDAVGERVVQRSEAAKAPYPFEFHLLRDSQTVNAFALPGGQIFITAALLGRMSSEAQLAAVLGHEVGHVVGRHGAEHLAKQQLGVSLVNAIGVAASGGEDGGQGAAAIAQAANQLVNLRYGRRDEAESDRLGLKFMLQAGYDPRGILELMQILAQSSGGRKPEFLSSHPDPGNRLQTLKAAIQKSFPQGIPPNLEDGRDRFAQTVRRR; encoded by the coding sequence ATTGTGAGTGTTTTAATTCGGTTAATCTTAGGGCTGGTGTTTGCGGTTGGGAGTCTCTTTAGCTACTTCGGGGCAACGAATGTCAATCCCGTTACGGGCGAAAACCAGCGCGTTCAACTGTCGCCCCGACAAGAAATCGCGCTCGGACTGCAAAGCCGTCAGCAAATGGCAGCTCGGCACGGCGGACTTTTCCCTGAGCAATCGCTGCAAGACTACATCGATGCAGTTGGTGAACGGGTGGTTCAGCGATCGGAGGCTGCTAAAGCGCCCTACCCGTTTGAGTTCCATCTGCTGCGCGATTCCCAGACAGTCAATGCCTTTGCGCTTCCAGGTGGACAAATCTTCATTACCGCAGCACTTCTAGGACGAATGAGCTCAGAAGCGCAGCTAGCTGCCGTATTAGGGCATGAAGTCGGTCACGTAGTTGGGCGACACGGAGCCGAGCATCTCGCCAAACAGCAGCTTGGTGTTTCTCTGGTGAACGCGATCGGAGTTGCGGCAAGTGGTGGAGAAGATGGCGGACAGGGAGCCGCCGCGATCGCTCAAGCCGCAAATCAGCTTGTTAACCTCCGCTACGGTCGCCGGGATGAGGCGGAAAGCGATCGACTCGGACTAAAATTCATGCTTCAAGCAGGCTACGACCCGCGCGGCATTCTCGAACTCATGCAAATTTTGGCGCAGAGTTCGGGGGGACGAAAACCAGAGTTTCTCAGTTCTCATCCCGATCCCGGCAATCGCTTACAGACCTTGAAAGCGGCGATTCAAAAGTCCTTTCCTCAAGGCATTCCGCCGAACTTAGAAGACGGGCGCGATCGCTTTGCTCAAACGGTTCGCCGCAGATAG
- a CDS encoding DUF4870 domain-containing protein has product MVGVAALVLFTGFMIVVISFAAVKASRGQSYRYLFRMQFLQ; this is encoded by the coding sequence GTGGTTGGTGTAGCGGCGCTTGTGCTGTTCACGGGATTTATGATTGTGGTAATCAGCTTTGCTGCCGTGAAAGCCAGCCGAGGACAGTCGTACCGCTATCTGTTCAGGATGCAGTTTTTGCAGTGA
- the treS gene encoding maltose alpha-D-glucosyltransferase: protein MQSSTLNYDPQWYKDAIIYEVPVRAFADSNADGIGDFRGLTEKLDYLQNLGVTALWVLPFFPSPLRDDGYDISDYTSVNPIYGTIEDFKDFLEAAHARGIRVIIELIINHTSDQHPWFQRARRAPEGSVERDFYVWSNTPEKYQEARIIFQDFEVSNWTWDAVAKSYFWHRFYSHQPDLNYDNPAVQEAVFEVLDFWLKMGVDGLRMDAVPYLYEREGTNCENLPETHEFLKKLRQRVEKDYPECMLLAEANQWPEDAAAYYGDGDECHMNFHFPLMPRLFMSVRMEDSFPISDILQQTPTIPENCQWGIFLRNHDELTLEMVTDEDRDYMYRVYAQDKDMRVNLGIRRRLAPLLGNDRRQIELLNSLLLSLPGTPVLYYGDEIGMGDNVYVGDRNGVRTPMQWSDDRNAGFSRANPHKLYLPLIVDSEYNYTTVNVEAQRSNPNSLLNAMRRLIATRKRFHAFGQGEFQLLHPENRKVLAFTRAFKDECILVVANLSRFVQTVELDLSAFSGFVPVEVFGRTQFPAIEDAPYFLSLGGYAFYWFSLKPQEVETIVPSELPTLRLVGNWQSALTQSTSKAALETILVNHLMQHRWFRARTRPVQSAQIVESITIPYQTHEAQMVWLQVNYLQGQPETYIVIVAHADSNRASSLPAESIIAQVEGDGVLFAAIADPAFLVGLLERFSDGDRYPGQSGQLSVSAIRQFPMLEASLLKGEHNNTSIIYGESVKTSAEAAYILKLFRIVEEGINPDVEMRQFLQSRFTQIPAIVGTLTYQSPSKPPSTIAVLQEFISDARNGWDYTLDSLRTYFDAVTSCENGACTLQESIPEAAQTALGAYLVNIQRLGQRTAELHIALASDSENPDFKPEPFTSLYQRSIYQYARNLAGQVFLALRNELYQMPNPQLAQKVLGQYEPCLDQFRSVLNLKITAMRTRYHGDYHLGQVLYTGKDFLVIDFEGNTSRSLNDRRMKRSPLRDVAGMLHSFYFASSIALNNEISNAEFAPDQLENMKQWAEAWKQWVSTTFLDAYLEVAQQDGFLPQNSDELQRLLNHYLLEKAIFDLGKALTQYSSQLDIAMLRILELCSV, encoded by the coding sequence ATGCAATCTTCAACGCTCAACTACGATCCTCAATGGTACAAAGATGCCATTATTTACGAAGTTCCAGTTCGTGCTTTCGCAGATAGCAACGCCGATGGCATCGGGGATTTTCGCGGCTTGACTGAGAAGTTGGATTATTTGCAAAATCTGGGTGTAACGGCACTTTGGGTGCTGCCCTTTTTCCCGTCTCCGTTGCGCGATGATGGCTATGATATTTCAGACTATACCAGCGTCAATCCGATCTATGGGACGATCGAAGACTTTAAGGACTTTCTAGAAGCCGCTCATGCCCGTGGAATTCGCGTCATCATCGAGCTAATCATTAATCACACTTCTGATCAGCATCCCTGGTTTCAACGCGCTCGACGTGCCCCAGAAGGCTCTGTCGAACGAGATTTCTATGTCTGGAGCAACACGCCTGAAAAATACCAAGAAGCACGAATTATCTTTCAGGACTTCGAGGTTTCTAACTGGACATGGGATGCAGTGGCTAAATCTTACTTTTGGCATCGCTTCTACTCACATCAACCCGATTTGAACTATGACAATCCGGCAGTCCAAGAAGCCGTGTTTGAGGTCTTAGACTTCTGGTTAAAGATGGGGGTCGATGGCTTGCGAATGGATGCAGTGCCCTATCTGTATGAGCGAGAAGGAACAAACTGCGAGAACTTACCAGAAACCCATGAGTTTCTGAAGAAACTACGTCAGCGCGTGGAAAAAGACTATCCCGAATGTATGCTGCTGGCTGAGGCAAACCAATGGCCCGAAGATGCTGCGGCTTATTATGGGGATGGCGATGAGTGTCATATGAACTTTCACTTTCCATTAATGCCGCGATTGTTTATGTCGGTGCGAATGGAAGATAGTTTTCCCATCAGTGATATCTTGCAGCAAACACCAACCATTCCAGAAAACTGTCAGTGGGGTATTTTCCTGCGAAATCACGATGAACTGACTCTAGAAATGGTTACAGATGAAGACCGAGACTATATGTATCGCGTCTATGCTCAAGACAAAGACATGCGAGTCAATCTAGGCATTCGACGACGATTGGCACCGCTACTTGGAAACGATCGCCGACAAATCGAACTGTTAAACAGTCTATTGCTCTCCTTGCCGGGAACCCCGGTGCTGTACTACGGTGATGAGATTGGCATGGGCGACAATGTGTATGTAGGCGATCGTAATGGCGTTAGAACGCCGATGCAGTGGAGTGACGATCGCAATGCTGGATTTAGCCGCGCCAATCCCCACAAACTTTACTTACCGCTGATTGTAGATTCTGAGTACAACTATACAACCGTGAATGTTGAAGCTCAGCGATCGAACCCGAATTCGTTGTTAAACGCAATGCGGCGCTTGATTGCAACTCGAAAACGGTTTCATGCTTTTGGACAGGGAGAATTTCAGCTATTACACCCGGAAAATCGTAAAGTTTTAGCATTTACCCGCGCCTTCAAAGATGAGTGCATCCTAGTCGTTGCGAACTTATCTCGCTTTGTGCAAACCGTTGAGCTTGATCTCTCTGCTTTTTCTGGTTTTGTTCCGGTTGAGGTCTTTGGCAGAACACAGTTTCCAGCCATTGAGGATGCACCTTATTTTCTCAGCTTAGGAGGCTATGCGTTTTACTGGTTTAGCCTCAAACCCCAAGAAGTTGAAACGATCGTACCTTCAGAATTACCCACATTGCGATTAGTTGGAAACTGGCAAAGCGCGTTGACACAATCCACGAGTAAAGCTGCCTTGGAAACAATTCTGGTTAATCATCTAATGCAGCATCGCTGGTTCCGAGCAAGAACCCGCCCAGTGCAATCGGCTCAGATTGTCGAGTCGATCACGATTCCGTACCAAACTCATGAAGCTCAGATGGTTTGGCTACAAGTAAACTACCTTCAAGGGCAGCCTGAAACCTACATTGTGATTGTGGCTCATGCAGATAGTAATCGAGCTTCGTCTTTGCCGGCTGAATCAATCATTGCTCAAGTTGAAGGAGACGGGGTATTGTTTGCAGCGATCGCTGATCCAGCATTCCTAGTTGGATTGCTCGAACGGTTCTCAGATGGCGATCGCTATCCCGGTCAATCTGGACAACTGAGCGTGAGCGCGATCAGACAGTTTCCAATGCTGGAAGCTTCCTTGCTCAAAGGTGAGCATAACAATACATCGATCATCTACGGTGAATCGGTAAAAACCAGTGCAGAAGCTGCTTATATTCTCAAATTGTTCCGCATTGTTGAAGAAGGCATTAACCCGGATGTTGAGATGCGGCAGTTTTTACAGTCGCGATTTACTCAAATTCCTGCCATTGTTGGCACACTCACTTATCAATCCCCTAGCAAGCCACCTTCAACGATCGCAGTTCTGCAAGAGTTTATCTCGGATGCGCGGAATGGTTGGGACTATACATTAGATAGTCTTCGTACCTATTTTGATGCAGTTACCTCCTGTGAGAATGGAGCTTGTACGCTACAAGAAAGCATTCCAGAAGCCGCCCAGACTGCGCTTGGAGCCTATCTTGTCAATATTCAACGCTTGGGACAACGAACGGCTGAATTGCACATCGCTTTAGCTTCTGATTCTGAAAACCCCGACTTTAAGCCAGAACCATTTACCTCTTTGTATCAGCGATCGATTTACCAGTATGCTCGTAATCTCGCTGGCCAGGTCTTTCTCGCATTGAGAAATGAGCTATACCAAATGCCAAACCCCCAACTCGCGCAGAAAGTTTTGGGACAATACGAGCCTTGTCTAGACCAATTCCGCAGCGTTCTGAATCTAAAAATTACGGCAATGCGGACTCGATATCACGGAGACTATCATCTCGGACAGGTGCTTTACACCGGAAAAGATTTTCTGGTGATTGATTTTGAAGGCAATACTTCGCGGAGTTTGAACGATCGCCGCATGAAGCGTTCTCCTTTACGCGATGTTGCCGGAATGCTGCACTCATTTTATTTTGCAAGCTCGATCGCGCTAAACAATGAAATTAGCAATGCAGAATTTGCGCCGGATCAATTGGAGAACATGAAGCAATGGGCAGAAGCCTGGAAACAATGGGTCAGCACCACTTTTTTGGATGCTTATCTTGAGGTCGCACAGCAGGATGGTTTCCTACCGCAGAATTCTGACGAACTGCAACGATTGTTAAATCACTACTTACTAGAAAAAGCAATCTTTGATCTAGGAAAAGCATTGACCCAATACTCTTCTCAGCTTGACATTGCTATGCTGAGAATTCTCGAACTCTGCTCGGTCTAA
- a CDS encoding DUF456 family protein: MNLMILYWVLVAVMLVGVAGAVLPGVPGPSLILAAILVWCVVTKFAIPLLPLGLIFVALILSAVVEWLGSYWGAKQAGASKWSQYGMLAGMAIGFFGLLPALPLGGPIAGILVGGLLGGFIGEYLYRRNLPASERLKTAGKVSLAIGFGALIGNLIEVVLAIAAVGIFVWSTWSSVMWA, encoded by the coding sequence ATGAATCTAATGATTTTGTACTGGGTATTAGTCGCGGTAATGCTAGTTGGAGTTGCGGGAGCAGTGTTACCCGGAGTGCCGGGGCCTAGCTTAATTCTGGCAGCAATTTTAGTGTGGTGTGTGGTGACAAAGTTTGCCATTCCGCTACTGCCGCTCGGATTGATCTTCGTGGCGCTGATTCTCAGTGCTGTTGTAGAATGGCTCGGCTCTTACTGGGGAGCCAAACAAGCAGGAGCGAGTAAGTGGAGCCAGTATGGAATGCTTGCGGGCATGGCGATCGGCTTTTTTGGGTTGTTGCCTGCGTTGCCGCTTGGCGGCCCCATTGCTGGAATCCTCGTCGGCGGTCTATTGGGTGGATTTATCGGTGAGTATCTTTATCGCCGCAATCTCCCAGCCTCAGAACGCCTTAAAACGGCGGGAAAAGTGAGTCTCGCGATCGGCTTTGGCGCACTGATCGGAAACTTAATCGAAGTTGTGTTAGCGATCGCAGCCGTTGGCATCTTTGTCTGGTCAACCTGGTCATCGGTGATGTGGGCTTAA